From Juglans regia cultivar Chandler chromosome 9, Walnut 2.0, whole genome shotgun sequence:
cttccagaaaaaactcctaaactcttccaaggaacattcatgatcctcaaagagtctctcgtttctttcattccaaatacaccagaaaatacatataagaaccatcttccacacggctGCAATCTGTGGTGTCCCTGTGATCCCTCTCCAAATTGCTAACAAATCAACCACCCTACCCGGAATCACCCATGCTATACCCATTCTACTGAGAAAATAAGTCCAAATATCTTGGGCAaactcacagtgtaaaagtaaatggtCCACCGTTTCACCACTATTTATGCACAAACAGCACCTGTCCATAATAATAAGGCCACGTCTTCGAAGATTCTCAATGGTCATGATCTTCCCTAGAGCTGCCGTCCAGACAAAAAATGCAGCCTTTGTAGGTGCTTTAGTCCTTCATATATTCTTCCAAGCGAAATTGTGCCTTTGATGCATAGTAATAGAGTCATAAAAAGAGCATACCGAGAATTTTCCTTTTCTAGAATGTCGCCATTCCATCATGTCTTCCGTTGTGACAGCAATAGAAATGTTGTACAGCATATTCAGAAATTCCACCAGCACCGTCACTTCCCAGTCATGTGCATCTCGAGTAAGGCTGATGTTCCACTCCTGTGAACCTTGATTAATAACCCGCAAATCAGCCACCATAGCTTCTTTTTCCCGTGCAATTCTAAAAATCATAGGATAAGCATCCTTCAAGGCCGTGTCTCTCAACCACACATCTTGCCAGAAATTAATCCTACTACCATCCCCCAAACGCAGCCGAGTATTACTAACAAAGGAGCACCAACCTTTTCgtatatacttccatagccccacacCATACGTCCCCTCCCCTCtttagagcaccaacccccccTTTCACTACCATACTTCATGTCAACCACCCCTTTCCATAAAGTACCCCTCTCATGGTTGTAACGCCATAACCATTTACCTAATAGTGCCTTATTGAACGCCCTCACATTCCGAACCCCCAATCCACCGTCTCTCAAAGGAGAGCATACTTGATCCCACCCTACTAAGTGAAACTTAAACTCCTCTCCTAGTCCACTCCACAAAAAATCACGTTGGATCTTCTCTATTCTAGAAGCAATACTAGCGGGTaggggaaataaagataagtaatATGTGGGGAGATTGGATAAGGTACTCTTAATAAGTGTGATTTTCCCCCTTTTAGAAAGATACAACCTTTTTCACCCGACCAACCTACGCTTAAATTTTTCCAGCACCACCTCCCAAATACTTTTAGCTTTGAAAGAAGCCCCCAATGGGAGTCCAAGGTACTTCAATGGCAATAAGGAAACCCCACAACCCAAAATATTCGCCAACCCTCTAATATTGCTAACATTGCCAACGGCAACCATCTCCGTCTTGGCAAGATTAATCTTCAATCCAgataccgcttcaaaacaaagtagaatGGCCTTCAAAGATTTGATTTGTCCTGcatttgcctcacaaaataacaaagtgtcatctgcaaacaaaaggTGAGAAATAATGGTTGAGCCGTGAATATCTCCCACCGAGAACCCTGAAAAAAATCCTCATTCTATTGCCGCTGTCACCATACGACTTAGAGCCTCCATTACTAAGACAAATAAAAGGGGTGATAGTGGGTCACCTTGTCTTAGACCCTGCGAGCTATTAAAGAAGCCCACAGGATCGCCATTAACCAGAACTGAGAAACGAGCCGTTGACACACAATACTTCATccacttcctccatttttccccGAACCCGCATCTACTCAGcatatatatatcagaaaatcccaattaacatgatcataggccttctccatatcaagtTTGCATAAAATACCTGGAGCTCCCGACTTGATcctactatccaaacattcattagctataAGAACCGAGTCCAAAATTTGCCTCCCTctcacaaatgcattttgggacTTAGAGATAATCTTCTCCATGACCGTGCTCATCCTATTAGCCAGAACTTTGGCAAGTATCTTATACACACTGCCCACGAGACTAATCGGCCTGAAATCTTGTACCTCTCTTGCACCGGCCTTTTTAGGGACTAATGCAATGAATGTGgcatttaagcttttctcaaatctACTAAAAGTGAAGAATTCCTGAAAAACCAGCATTACTTCCTCACGCACCACCTCCCAATACTTCTGAAAAAAAGCCATAGTGAAACCATCCGGGACTGGAGCTTTATCTttgttcattttcttaattacttgatgtacctcttcctcttcgaatGGTCTCTCCACCCAAGCCATACTATTTTGATCAATGACTTCAAAGGCTAGTCCATCTACAGAAGGCCTCCATGAATGAGGTTCTGACAACAAATGTTCAAAATGCCCAACCACATGCTCCTTTATCTCCACCTGATCTGAGGAAACATTTCCATCTATGTTCAAGGACTCAATGGAGTTAAACCTCCTATGAGCATTGGCAATACGATGAAAGAACTTTGTGCTTTTATCCCCCTCCCGAAGCCACAAAGCCCTTGACTTTTGTCTccatgaaatctcctccattAGAGTCAGTCTTTCTAAATCAGCTACTACTTGAacttttctgttattttcatcCCCTACTTCTTCCAAGCCTTGTAACTCTTGGAACAAACTCTTCTTCTGCGAGATTACATTACCAACTACCTGTTCATTCCAAGTCTTCAAATCCTTCTTCAACGCTTTCAACTTTCCAGCCAATACGTAACTCGGATTGCCTTCGATAAGGTATGAATTCCACCATTGTTTGACCAAGTCCACAAAACCCTCCAtctttaaccacatattctcaaacttgaataGCCTTCTACCCCCTTGAACACCACCGCAGTCTAacaatataggaaaatgatcagaGCATAACCTTGGAAGCCTAGTTTGACTTACCTCTGGAAAATGTATCTCCCATGAAGGAGAAATGAGAAATCTGTCCAGTCTTGACTAGGTTTGATTATTAGACCAAGTGTAATCTCCTCCCATTAATGGTAAGTCCATCAGACCTACCTCAAAAATGAAATTCGAAAAATCCACCATAGCTTGATTTTGTCGTCCCTCCCCTGATCTTTCACTGAAAAATCTTGTGACTTTAAAATCTCCACCAATACACCATGGGACCTCCCACCAAGAGCATAGGctagcaagttcatcccaaagcAACCTCCTCTCACTGCCCAAGTTAGGACCATATACCCCAACAAATGCCCATAAAAAATCATCTTCAGAATTTTTAAAGTAACACCCCACCGAGTATTCTCccacaaattcatcaatattctccaccaccctcttatcCCACATGATCAAAATACCCCCCGAGGCCCCTTCCGAGGGTAAATATAGTCAGCCTACATATTGACAACTCCATATGCTCCGAATAATTCTTCTAGTGATAAGCTTCGACTTTGTTTCCTGTAGGCAAATAATGTCCACTTTCCATTGCCTTAATAAAGCTTTTATTCGAAGACGTTTATTTATCTCGTTCAGCCCCCTAACATTCCAGCACAAAATTCTGGGCTTCATTTATCAACTGTTCCAGCCCTCCCCTTGTTTCTTCCACGACTTGCACTCCCCTCCTTCCCTTCATAATTAATGGACCACGTCAATCTCTTCAACTCCCCATCTCTCTTTAATCCTGCCCCATGTTGTCCTGCCTCAATGGCTATAATCAGTGCCTTAAACTGATCTTCATAGCCCTTACATGAAATTCCCATGCAACTTTGAAGTTCCTCTACCTTTTTCAATACCCAATCCTCTGAAACAGTAGGATGAATCATGCTTAATGGAGTAGGATCTCCTACAGATTCCACCCCCTCTGTTGAGCTTGGATCAAACGCCTTCAACAGGCCTTCCCCTTCTATCACTGATGTGTTCCCACACTCCACAGCCACGTTCGAATCTGATCTAGCTCCCTCAAAGGACATATCCACATTGACCTGACCCGAGAGTGACAAATTCAGAGGCATCCCATGACTCACCGTGCAATTATGTGGTAGCCCAGTTGAGGTCAGACAACTTTCCGTAAAAATACTCAGTTCCAGGCCTTCCCCTTCATCAATTTCTCCCATCTCCTTCACTGCCGAGCCTTCCTCAGAGTCCCCATAAGTCGTCGTCCTTCTCTGTGCCAAACACTGCCCAAAATCTGTACTTGGCATGAGGATTTTGGGTCCCTCCAGAAAACCCGATACAACGGGAACTGAGGGAATGTCCGAAACACTCGGAAGCTGCTGCGACGTCACTGCCGACGGCTTCTCAGAGTCGTCGTAGGCCGTCGCCCTTATCTGTGCCGGGTGCTACCCAAGATTCGGACTCGGCATGGAGATTTCGGGTCCCTCCAGAAAACCCGATACCACTGGAACTGAGGGCTGTGGCGTTACTTTCGATGGCGATGCTTCCGTCTCAGTCACCACAATCTTCGACGACCTCAATTGAGGTTTCGCCGGAGTTTGTGCCGCTGGCTCCCCCGCTGTGCTTGCGGGTTGCGGTTTCTTTCTCCAGAAAGAACCTGCCTGGAGAATGGGCTTGGGCCCTGGCCCAACGCCACTAACCTAAGCCTTCCCTTTGGGCCTGCCATCTTGACCCATTCCCTTTATTTTGTTATTCCCTGTCTCCAGCCCACACCCCAAGCCCAGCCCAGACTCTTCTTTACCCAAAACACACCGTATAAGTCCCTTCACTTTAGAACTCATCTCCTCCAACGAATCCTGCATATCCCGTAATTCCCTCAGAATAGTTACCTCTACTTGCCCAGACCACCTGCCACTTCCATCTTGTCTCTGATCTTCTCCCAAAACAGGAATATCGCCTACCCTTATTAGGCCTGCCATGTCTGACTTTCGCACTTCTCGAGTTGACTGCAAAGCCTCCCTATACGACCGAGACGACGTGAAGGCTACTACCGATGAAGACGGAAAGTCTCTCCCCTTCCCACCTCCACTTCCAACCTCCCTCAACGCCACCGCAAGATTTCTCCACCCCCTCCCATCTCTGTCTCCAGGTATGATGATGAAACTTCGACTTCCACCACCACTATAAACCACCAGAGACAAATAACTGTCGTGGGAGTTTGAACCTTGCTGCGCAACAAACGCTCTGCTTCCTTCTCTATGAGCAGAGTAATATCCCTTACCACTGTGCTTTTGACAATCCTCCAACGTTCTTGAAGCCCAATGTACTGTATCCACACCCAACCTCAAATTTTGCACTCCTTTCCATCCCTTCTCAGTGATGATCACTCCACTCCCATCTGCCCGAACCTCAAACACCTTAGACTCAATTACTAAACTTCTCACAGAAGTCATTTTCCTTCCAAGAGCACTCCAGAAAACCACCGTCAATCACCCTCCACCACCATCCTCAGCATAAGTTTGAAGAGAACAAATTttttgtacggagagaaaatttttGTGTACGGATACTATGCTCCTAGGACTCCCTGTCGTTGATTGTTTATGGTAAAAAAGATTTCGGGTCATGGAAATTAAGGATTTTTTATAATGGCTGACGATTAAAACACGGCATTGTGAAGAACAATGGTAGAGAGAGCTAGTCATCCATGCCTTAATACACCAACACACTCAATTTTCCACGAATCAAAGTTGCCTAATTTGGAACTCCTAGAAAACTCatccaaattttattattttttcttcaatggaTGTAGCATGTGGGAGCaatagaataaaagtttgtGTAGTCAAACATCTTCAGTGAGGAGCTTGAGGCCAAAGATCTTAGTTCAAATGTGACATCTTGGTCGTAGAAAGGAATGCTCATTTCAAAAAGtaaatatttcaggtttttatttcaaatagtTTTGCTTGGATGAATACTCAGCGGCactaaatgaaaataattgctctttttatgtattttataagtTTGGCTTTGGGTATTAAATTGAAGTTGCCTCCTTTAGTTTATCTTAGTACATCTGGATATTAAATGTGACGTCTTGGTCGTAGAAGGGAATGTTCATTTCAAAAGcaaatatttcaggtttttatTTCAAATGGTTTTGCTTGGATGAATACTCAGAGGCACTAAATGAAAATAGTTGctctttttatgtattttacaaGTTTGACCATGGGTATTGAATTGAAGTTGCCTCCTTTAGTTTATCTTAGTACATCTGGATACCTTACcatattaaatgaaaatgatattgaagtgagtgataactttattctttcttaatttatcGCTTGTTTATACATCATATTACAtggattaataaaatctcttcttacttataataataataataaataaataaaatttattgatgtaGGATGTGTGCTAATTAACTTGATTCTGGTCAGATGCTAACtattttatgtttctttcaACATGCAGTAACTGATGACTTCTGTTGTCCATTTTGCCTGATGCAATGTGCAAGCTTTAAGGTGGATTGCCATATTGGTTTTGTTCTATTTgtcatttcattcattttttttatagggctATTTGTAATTCCATTCATGATTACATGTTTAACAGaaactattaaattttttattttgcccTAGGTTGAGGAAATAATTCCCCTAAATTTGAGTGCAGTGGATGGTTCAAGAGTAGAaactttcttatattttttatcgtTCACATAAAGCTGTGCAAATCTcggaatttttcaaaagatggATTTCTATCTTAGGTTTTAAAATACTTCATGCTGTGAAATGTTGATATTGAAGCATTTATTTATgcccataaaaaattttattttctcccaCGAGTTCCACTATTTTAAATTATCCTCTGTTGGGACTTATTTACTGTACTTGTaaaactataatttaaaattagcaTATGATTTGTGCTCACTTTTTTTCCGGAGTTAAGTgccatttattttttccataacGAACTGTTAGGCTACCATTTCAATTGTGCCAATTGAATCATTTCATGAaatttattgctttggtttctTAAAATAGCGATGGATTGTTTATATCTTAAACAAAGTAATTTTCTATGACCATTGAAAACAATGCCTCCATTTTTGTATGCAGGGTCTTCGGTATCATTTGTGTTCTTCACACGACCTATTCAACTTTGAGTTTTGggtttgtaatttaaatatcGAGTCTCCTGCTGCATATTGAGCCATTCTGGAAAGACTGTCAAGAAACATATATTTTGTAGGTAACTGAAGAGTATCAGGCAGTGAATGTCTCTGTGAAGATTGATATATTAAGATCTGAGGTAATGACTCCATTTTCACCCTTAGACATATTCTAGACACTTTTCATCAAGGTTGAATTACTTGTTTGTTAACATGTTGGATAAGAGCAGTTCATGGGGAGCTAAGTAGTTGATCTGGTTTCTGACTTACAATCTGCACTGAAGGATTTCTCTTAGGGACTCATGAGAGAATGGTCATGATGTCTCATATATAGACAGGTAACTGTGGATCATGCAGGGGTGTAGCTTGGTGGAGGGGGTCAGGGGTCAGGAACttctaaccaaaaaaaaaagaaagaaagaaaaaaaccagGGGTAATCTGGGGTTTAGTCTTAATGGTGGTTCCCATCCAAGCCAGCCTAATGCATCCGACCTCCTCTCCCAGCCCTGCCCAACTTCAACCCTGGAAGCATGGGAGTTGCTATCTTCTCTAGGACACATTCCACCCATCATGTCACATGTGTTTTGGGCTTTTggataagatcatatgtatatGGTGCCCCTCACGTTTTTATAGTTTTGTTTGAGAACTTGCATGAATACATGGTGCCTTAATGTGAtgaaaattatgcattttgctGCACCATTACTAGctgaaaacaatattttcttctccaGTAATGAGAATCATGCTCACTTCACCTTTAAAAGAAACTATTTTCAACCAAAGagcatattttcttttccaactaTCATATCATGTCGAATTATTTTGGTATACAGGgatgacttataaaaaaaaattatttttgtgtgcaGACCGTAGCTGCTTCAGTGGAGCCAAAACTgcaatcatttttgttttggtctGTTTTCATATGAAACAGCTTAAAACttcattttgaaattgtttttgtttcttactgagaattgaaaatattaatcgAATGGTATGCACAGCTCAAGGCCTCGAAAGCTTAGGCGAAAGGAACTTGATCAAAATGAAAAGCTTGTTAATGTACAGTTCCTGGAGTTGGACTCACCCAGACCAGTCGGGGAACATATGCATAATGGTTTTTTGGAGAAGGATGATGGTATAGTCATTTCTTTATTTGCAACCTTAGTTTTTAAGCAATTCTGCCATGGAAATAGAAGTCGTTCATGTCTCTAATcctattcatttcttttttcactGGAAAGGTTCTAACTTTACTGGTGCTACCATTATTGGGATGTTTGTTTGCATATCTGGACGGTAAAGCACGGATTATGAGCAATCTCATTCGTTCTTGAGCTTgttatgatgagtttagaaTGATTTTAGATCTGCACGAACACATGTACCAAAAGCTGATCAAACTGGCATACCAAAATAATTTGGTATTGTCTCCTGCTGCATGGTTAAACCAAGCATAAAGTTAATTGCAAAAACAATCCATGACAATTTAATTCGAATATGGAATTAGTTTGATCTAggtaattacttataaaaaaaaaagtttgatctAGGTATTTCTAGATCCACGCTAGATTTAGCGTGCTGATTGCCTACATTGGGAGGTCAGATTATAGAtctctttttttagttttctttgaaCATGCGGATGGATGGCAAAGTTGCAATATATTTTTGGGAAAGGTTTCCATTTCGTTCCATCTTCTTTATTTAGTATGGAAGCCTGAAATTTAACTTCATGGATCAGATGTTCAATCATGTAAAGGCGAGATGGTTTCCAAGTCATTTCCTAGTGTAAAAGAAATGCATAATGGAAGGGTTGGAGGAAACTATGGTCCTGATTATCCTGGTGCTGCTGGGTGCATAGAGCGTGTTGCATCCAGTTCTAATGTTCCTGGCGTTTCAATTGCCATGGCTCAATCTTCTGTTGATCCTGAATGTGTTAAATCAGTATCTGGAAGTGATCCTGCAGTCCCTGCCAAAGCAAGGAAATCAAGCGCTGAGCGGTCAGACCCTAGAAAGTATGTTCACCAGGATTATGTTATGCCTCTTTTATTTCCACTTTTCAATAGCATTGCAAAGAACtccttttataaatttattctatttttgttccGAAAAGCCTTTGTTTCACTTTACAATGAAAACTGCAATCATGTGCCTATTTGTTTTGGTATTCTGTGCATTAAAAGCAGATAGGTTTTATTAAGGGGCTGATGTTCCTCCCTTCCATTTAGGGTCAATTTCGCTTCTTTTTATGTCCGCCTTTGGTAACTCTGCTGCCAGCCTTTCAATTTATTGATCTTTTAAATAAGCAATTCACAATAACAGTAGTTTTTGTCTGCACTATACTACCAAATTGTAATTAGCTCAGcctcagttattttttttttttcatttttcctttgtaagatttttttttattggcaccgggtatCCGGGAATAAAATCTTGACTAATCCCGGGCGTGGAAGGTCCTTGgtaaggagtttcccgcaagtgcacctaaGGTAAGTCGAGGAGAAATTCCCCAATCCTGATTCCTATTGCCCCAAGAGTGTGATAGCGGAGATTCAAGCCCTAGACATCCGGTTTATACAGCTCACCCCAGAACCACCACGCCACCCCTTGGGGTTTTGTaagatttgaatataaaatCTACAGCAACCCTACCTGTTTACCATTTGAAAAAACATTGATAGTGTTGGAGTTtgagatcatcatcatcatcgcaTGTGTCCTATGGTCATTACTTGAATAGAATTTACTCTTATAATATTGTCATGCTGAACTCCTGAACTTCTGGACGTGCTTTTACAGTATGGAAAAAATTTTGGACGTGCTTCTTGagattttttccccttttaagAAACATATTTTTTGGGCATACTGATTTATTTATGAAccttccactttttttttttcagccgTGTACTCCTGCAGAAGCGACAGTTCTTTCACTCTCACAGAGTTCAGGTAATCAGTGATTCTTAGACctattttcagaattttgtttcttcatcAATCATCTTTATATGCTTGAGTTCTAGGATGTTGGATGCATATCCCACTCATTTTAAACTTGATCGTAGCTTTATTATACTTAACATACAGTTTTGTCCACTTTAACATGCCctgtacttgtaaaaaaaatacagttttTGTATTATTCCATCACTGTTGATGCTGCAATACAGTTTCTGGAGGACATCTTTTCAACAATTCGGGGGCTGTCTTTTCTCTGATAGGTTTGCttgaataaattttgtaatttagCCAGAGGGAGTGAGTCATTAGCATAAGCAAAAttgcttttgtattttttatttttcataaatttacgtgttattaaaatctttttttgggGTTTGCATAGGTTGTATTTGTTGTAGAAAATTTCATATAATGTAGGGCACTCTTCTATCTGTCACAGATGCTTTTCAACGCAGTTGCTTTCTAGAACTGGGCCCTTACAGACCTTGTgtgattgaaaaataaaagttgttaaaatattaatagaaattgCATTGTGTGTCCTTGATCATTTCCAACTCTTTCTTGGGGTTTATTAGAACATTTCTTTTAACTGATCTTTTGCaggctttctttttctcttttgaacTTTTCAAATGGGCCACCACTTTGTATCATAGCTCCTCACACCATTGTCCTTCACTCATAACTGTTTTTAGCACCTGGCATTATATGCTGGTTTTGCTTGTATAATTCTCAGATCTTCTAATCTCAGCTTATGTGTATTTTACTTTGAACTCCTCTAAAGTAGCCACTTTGATGTATGCGTGCAAATGGGATGCACATTTACTTGTAATAACTTTCGTTCTTAATaactttgatataattatgtatatacaaacacacacaaaaagATTGTGTCTGATAATTCTTGACCTCATTGTAAAATTGGCTTTCAGTCTAATATTTGGTACATAGCCTCTAAGTCTAAGCTACTGTAATGATGATGTTAAGAATTTCAGCAAGATTTAGCCAAGGATTCTTCTATTTGTTTCTGTCTTACTCGAGTCTTGTGCATATGAAGTGCTAGTTCTTACAAGACACTTCTGATTTCAAGTTTGCCGAATATCTTCCCTAAGAGGCATGATTCACCTTTTCTTAGTTTCTAGTGGCTAGTGGAAGCTTTCATTGATATTTTCGACTTCCTTATTTATATTTGGTGAAAGAATCTTTTACAAAGCTATTTGAAGAGAAAGGAGCACAAGGGCTTTCCAGGAAAATAGGGACACAACCTATTTATATCAGTAGTATAGTTAcaatattttgtttggattagAGTTGAGTGTAAATACCCTACATGGTCTTTCACCATGTCAGGAAAATAGGTGGCTGCAAAGATGACTAGTTTAATTTCTAATTCTTTCTTATTTGTGCACTTGAAGACTATGGCATTAGATCAAGTACTTTCAGACCGGGATAGTGAAGATGAAGTTGATGATGACATTGCGGATCTTGAGGATCGAAGGGTATGCTTGATAATTATCTCTGATTTTTATTGCTTCTTTCTGTAGATTTTGGTTCTAATTGTTTCTGCATAAATTGGTGAATGCCAAAGGAATAAATGCACTGCTTCGAGAAGATTTTATCTAGTTGAACAGGACAGAAAGAGAAGACACAGAAAGTgagaataaaaagaacaaagaagagAACAAGGGCTGTCAAAAAGAGAACTCTTAGGGTTCTCACTCCACTTATGCATTATGTATGCTAgtatcgagaaaaaaaaaaaacagaaaaacacCCTCCAATTTAGTAACAAGCAAATAACACAGGCTCCTTTTTTATGTAAAAGGATTTCCGTTAAATGTTTTCACCATTTTGAGTGTCTGATTGTTTATGTGAATCATTCTCTTCGAAAGCATATGCTCTAATTGTTTGTGTGAATTAATACCTTCAAAGATATGCAAGCAGCATTATCAAGCTTAGCAAAGGAATTTAGAGCTAGAAAGTTTGGAAGTTAAAATTAAGTGTACTTTAGTTCATGTATGCCCATGGCTCAGACAAATGTTAATCCTAAAACATGAGATGTGCTTTATGCACTTTAAAGCATAAGCACGTATAACCCCAAGGGTTGGCGTAGGGATCCTAGGGTGAGTCATATAAACTGGATGTCCCGAGTTTTAACAGCGAGGAGTCATATaaactccttgctgagggcCTATGCACCCTTGGGAGATTAGTCATGAATTTGTTCtagacacctggtgccaataataataataataataataaaagtgtaagtgtgaaaattgagttttgagagCATTTCTATTATTACTTCCCCCCAAACCTTGCTTCAAACAGAGTTTTGAGTAGGCTGCATGATTTTCAGAGACAAGCAAGCCAAGTTGATACCAAACTGTTAAACCCCTTTAGGACTCAGAAATTAATACCAAACTGTCATGTTGCAGATGCTTGATGACTTTGTGGATGTtacaaaagatgaaaagaagcTTATGCATCTTTGGAACTCATTTGTGAGAAAGCAAAGGTAGTTATATTTCTTTACATGTAGCATTCTGATATTTCTcaatgtttatgtttttatttgatttaattttttttttttctgctttctTCTGGCTATGAGAGAGGCACTTCTTCTctgtcttcatttttttcctttaatgtACTGTGTCAAGGAAATTCATATAGCACCGAGGTGCACCAGTTATTTTTTTGAGTGAGGCACATTCTTTCTTGAGTGAAAACTTTAATAACAGAAGGAACGATTACTTTAATTGTGGCAGGGTGCTGGCAGATGGTCATGTTTCCTGGGCATGCGAAGCATTTTCGAAGCTTCATGGACaagaactcatctcatctccagcTCTCTTTTGGTATGTTTTTTTGTCCTAGTAATTTAAGAAGCTTAAATTTGCCCTGCTATAGAAGGATATAGACTaatcttttttcctcttttattttttttctggtttttggttttttttttttttttttttgggggggggggggggggtttgtgTGGCAACTTTTCAACTGATCTAtcaccaataatatttttatgggtGATTTGAACAATCTACGCATGACAAGCATAAGAATTATAATCAGGTTGTGGAACACTGAGGTCAAATTAGAATCAAAATATATGTAACAAGCAGACATGAATATTTGTGCGTGCCTTTCTTGTACCATGCATATAATTGG
This genomic window contains:
- the LOC108994385 gene encoding polycomb group protein EMBRYONIC FLOWER 2-like isoform X2, with product MLQKTEVTDDFCCPFCLMQCASFKGLRYHLCSSHDLFNFEFWVTEEYQAVNVSVKIDILRSETVAASVEPKLQSFLFCSRPRKLRRKELDQNEKLVNVQFLELDSPRPVGEHMHNGFLEKDDDVQSCKGEMVSKSFPSVKEMHNGRVGGNYGPDYPGAAGCIERVASSSNVPGVSIAMAQSSVDPECVKSVSGSDPAVPAKARKSSAERSDPRNRVLLQKRQFFHSHRVQTMALDQVLSDRDSEDEVDDDIADLEDRRMLDDFVDVTKDEKKLMHLWNSFVRKQRVLADGHVSWACEAFSKLHGQELISSPALFWCWRLFMIKLWNHGLLDACTMDNCSLTLEKFRDEGSDAMKS
- the LOC108994385 gene encoding polycomb group protein EMBRYONIC FLOWER 2-like isoform X1, coding for MCRQNSCAQLSVEKKTAAEESLLIYCKPVELYNILQRRALHNPSFLRRCLHYKLQARRKRRLKAGIVIFNYRDYNNMLQKTEVTDDFCCPFCLMQCASFKGLRYHLCSSHDLFNFEFWVTEEYQAVNVSVKIDILRSETVAASVEPKLQSFLFCSRPRKLRRKELDQNEKLVNVQFLELDSPRPVGEHMHNGFLEKDDDVQSCKGEMVSKSFPSVKEMHNGRVGGNYGPDYPGAAGCIERVASSSNVPGVSIAMAQSSVDPECVKSVSGSDPAVPAKARKSSAERSDPRNRVLLQKRQFFHSHRVQTMALDQVLSDRDSEDEVDDDIADLEDRRMLDDFVDVTKDEKKLMHLWNSFVRKQRVLADGHVSWACEAFSKLHGQELISSPALFWCWRLFMIKLWNHGLLDACTMDNCSLTLEKFRDEGSDAMKS